A single Anopheles funestus chromosome 2RL, idAnoFuneDA-416_04, whole genome shotgun sequence DNA region contains:
- the LOC125775052 gene encoding protein slit isoform X3: MMTIRGIWSGPQFKMLMLLTVTVVLALVVPSNEEPYGGGGGYFGAETRCPRLCACTGTTVDCSHRGLTQVPRNIPSETDRLDLQGNNISVIYESDLQGLAKLRILQLTDNHIYTIEKDALHDLISLERLDLSHNALTAVPKRAFKGAPALRSLQLDNNQITCLDEGAVKGLTELEILTLNNNNITTLPRDMFAGMPRLRALRLSENPFACDCHLSWLARYLKNASRLAPYTRCHSPGQLKGQNVADLHEQEFKCSGLTENAPMECGGRSLCPHPCRCADGIVDCREKSLTTVPSTLPDDTTELRLEQNYITEIPPKAFANHRRLKRIDLSNNNISRVAYDAFSGLKSLTSLVLYGNKIKDLPASVFKGLTSLQLLLLNANEISCVRRDAFKDLHNLSLLSLYDNNIQSLANGTFDSLRSIQTLHLARNPFICDCNLRWLGDYLHHNPIETSGARCDAPKRMQRRRIEALKDEKFKCTDDYSKIKYSGECRMDQECPAACHCDRTTVDCSGRGLKEIPRDIPLYTTELLLNDNELNRIKSDGLFGRLPNLAKLDLRRNQISGIEPNAFEGAIRIQELFLSENKITEVHNKMFLGLHQLKTLSLYDNIITCVMPGSFDYLTSLTQLNLASNPFRCNCHLAWFSDWLRKKQLNGPPARCTSPSKVRDVPIKDLPHFDFKCTSDMDQGCLGEGYCPPSCTCTGTVVRCSRNKLKEIPKSIPAETTELYLESNEISMIHSNRINHLKALTRLDLSNNQIGILSNNTFANLSKLSTLIISYNNLQCVQKHALSGLTNLKVLSLHGNKISMIPEGTFNDLQSITHIALGSNPLYCDCSLRWLSEWVKRDYVEPGIARCAEPELMKDKLILSTPATQFVCSGKVSNEILSKCDACYTFPCKNEAVCSALPERQYECKCKPGYHGTHCEFMIDACYGNPCRNNGTCTVLEEGRFSCQCLHGYSGSRCEVNIDDCVDHKCQNNGTCVDGVNSYSCSCAASFTGEYCESKIEFCGKDFNPCQNGAKCVDHTTHYSCECLPGYRGLNCSDNIDDCVNHMCQNGGTCVDGINDYTCKCPNEFTGKFCEGAPMVAMMYPQTSPCQQHECKFGVCFQPNPSSADYICKCAPGYSGKRCEYLTSLTFLHNNSFIELEPLRTKPEANVTIVFSSTQQNGVLMYDGHNEHLAVELFNGRIRVSYDVGNDPVSTMYSFEMVADGKYHMVELLAIKKNFTLRVDRGLARSIINEGSKDYLKLSSPMYLGGLPAEPGQQAYKQWHLRNLTSFKGCMKEVWINHKQVDFLNAARQQKITPGCALLDADNEGEMDDDFMQETPVILKEINPCENHQCKRGGKCVPNGKGGYTCKCKKGTKGKYCDQGEGSVSLVIDEDPFKTSSSAANTCRKEQVREYYTENDCRSRQPLKYAKCVGGCGNQCCAAKVVRRRKVRMVCSNNTKYVKQLDIVRKCHCTKKCY; encoded by the exons GGATTTGTCTCACAATGCACTTACCGCCGTACCGAAGCGTGCGTTTAAGGGAGCACCAGCACTGCGTAGTCTACAGTTGGACAACAATCAAATCACCTGCCTGGATGAAGGTGCCGTGAAAGGGTTGACAGAGTTGGAAATACT AACCCTAAATAACAATAACATCACCACGCTACCGCGCGACATGTTTGCCGGAATGCCACGCCTGCGGGCGCTGCGCCTTTCGGAAAACCCATTTGCGTGCGATTGTCATCTTTCGTGGTTGGCTCGGTATCTGAAGAATGCATCACGTCTGGCACCGTACACTCGGTGCCATTCACCCGGCCAGCTCAAGGGACAGAATGTGGCCGATCTGCACGAACAGGAGTTCAAATGTTCCG GTTTGACAGAGAACGCACCGATGGAGTGCGGTGGCCGTAGCCTCTGTCCACATCCTTGCCGCTGTGCCGACGGAATAGTGGACTGTCGTGAGAAAAGTCTCACCACGGTACCATCCACACTACCGGACGACACAACCGAGCT cCGGCTCGAGCAGAACTACATCACCGAAATTCCACCGAAAGCGTTCGCTAACCACCGGCGCCTTAAGCGGATAGACTTGTCAAATAACAATATTTCGCGAGTCGCCTACGATGCCTTCAGTGGACTCAAGTCCTTAACGTCGCT TGTTCTTTATGGTAATAAAATTAAGGATTTACCGGCGAGCGTTTTCAAAGGATTAACCTCActccagctgctgctgctgaacgcAAACGAAATCAGTTGCGTGCGAAGGGACGCTTTCAAGGATCTGCATAATCTTAGCCTTTTGTCACTGTACGATAACAACATTCAGTCACTGGCCAACGGAACGTTCGACTCCTTGCGAAGCATCCAAACACT ACATTTGGCACGCAATCCTTTCATTTGCGATTGCAATCTTCGCTGGTTGGGCGATTATCTGCACCACAATCCGATCGAAACGAGTGGTGCCCGGTGCGATGCGCCGAAGCGTATGCAACGCCGCCGGATTGAAGCTTTGAAGGATGAAAAGTTCAAAT GCACGGACGATTACAGCAAGATCAAATATTCCGGCGAATGTCGCATGGATCAGGAATGCCCGGCGGCTTGTCATTGCGATCGCACCACGGTTGACTGTTCTGGTCGGGGCTTGAAAGAAATCCCGCGTGATATTCCACTGTACACTACGGAACT ATTACTGAACGATAACGAGCTTAATCGCATTAAGTCTGATGGACTGTTCGGTCGGTTGCCGAATCTTGCAAAGCTGGATTTGCGAAGAAATCAGATATCCGGCATCGAGCCGAATGCCTTCGAAGGTGCCATCAGAATTCAGGAGCTATTTTTgagcgaaaacaaaatcaccgaAGTGCACAACAAGATGTTTCTCGGACTTCATCAGTTAAAAACGCT ATCGCTTTACGATAACATTATTACCTGCGTGATGCCCGGTTCGTTCGACTACCTGACATCACTGACACAGCT AAATCTCGCCTCAAACCCATTCCGTTGCAACTGCCATCTTGCCTGGTTTTCGGACTGGTTGCGAAAGAAACAGCTGAATGGACCGCCTGCACGTTGCACTTCCCCATCGAAGGTACGGGACGTACCCATCAAGGATTTGCCACACTTTGACTTTAAGTGCACCTCAGACATGGATCAGGGCTGTCTCGGTGAAGGTTACTGTCCACCGTCTTGCACCTGCACCGGTACGGTCGTCCGATGCTCGCGTAACAAGCTGAAGGAAATCCCCAAATCCATCCCGGCCGAAACGACGGAGCTGTATCTGGAGTCGAACGAAATCTCGATGATACATTCCAACCGTATCAACCATCTGAAAGCACTTACGAGACT GGATTTAAGCAACAACCAGATCGGCATCCTGTCCAACAATACGTTTGCGAACCTAAGCAAGCTCTCTACGCT CATCATAAGTTACAACAATCTGCAGTGTGTGCAGAAACATGCGTTGTCCGGATTAACCAATCTGAAGGTGCTTTCGCTGCACGGTAACAAAATTTCGATGATACCCGAAGGTACATTTAACGATCTGCAATCGATTACACACAT TGCGCTCGGAAGTAATCCACTGTACTGTGACTGTTCGCTTCGTTGGCTGTCCGAGTGGGTTAAGCGGGACTATGTAGAGCCGGGCATTGCACGTTGCGCCGAGCCGGAACTGATGAAGGATAAGCTAATCCTTTCGACACCAGCCACCCAGTTCGTTTGCTCCGGCAAGGTTAGCAATGAGATACTGTCCAAGTGCGATGCGTGCTATACCTTCCCGTGTAAGAACGAAGCCGTATGCAGTGCACTGCCGGAGCGTCAGTACGAGTGCAAGTGCAAACCGGGCTACCATGGTACGCACTGTGAGTTTATGATAGATGCGTGTTATGGTAATCCATGCCGTAACAACGGTACCTGTACGGTGCTGGAGGAGGGAAGATTCAGTTGCCAATGTCTGCATGGTTACTCCGGTTCCCGGTGTGAGGTTAACATTGATGACTGTGTGGATCACAAATGTCAGAACAATGGTACTTGCGTGGATGGGGTAAACTCGTACAGTTGCTCCTGTGCGGCCAGTTTCACCGGCGAGTACTGCGAGAGCAAGATTGAGTTCTGCGGGAAGGACTTTAATCCGTGTCAGAACGGAGCCAAGTGTGTCGATCATACGACACACTACTCATGCGAATGTTTGCCCGGCTATCGTGGGTTGAACTGTTCCGACAATATCGACGATTGTGTGAACCATATGTGTCAAAATGGTGGAACGTGTGTGGACGGTATTAATGATTACACCTGCAAGTGTCCGAATGAGTTTACGGGTAAATTCTGCGAAGGAGCACCGATGGTTGCGATGATGTACCCACAGACATCGCCATGCCAGCAGCATGAATGCAAGTTTGGTGTGTGCTTCCAGCCGAACCCATCGAGTGCGGATTATATCTGCAAGTGTGCGCCGGGCTATTCGGGCAAACGGTGTGAATACCTGACCAGCCTTACGTTCCTACACAACAATTCGTTCATCGAGCTGGAACCGCTCCGTACCAAGCCGGAAGCGAACGTTACGATCGTGTTTAGCAGCACGCAGCAGAACGGTGTGCTTATGTACGATGGCCACAATGAGCATTTGGCGGTGGAACTGTTTAATGGTCGCATACGCGTAAGCTATGACGTTGGCAACGATCCCGTGTCCACGATGTACAGCTTCGAAATGGTCGCCGATGGCAAATATCATATGGTGGAGTTACTggcaataaagaaaaactttacacTACGAGTCGACCGTGGCCTGGCACGTTCAATCATTAACGAAGGTTCAAAGGACTATCTGAAACTTTCGAGCCCGATGTATCTGGGAGGTTTGCCGGCCGAGCCAGGCCAGCAAGCGTACAAACAGTGGCACCTCCGCAACCTGACCAGCTTCAAGGGCTGCATGAAGGAAGTGTGGATTAATCACAAGCAGGTTGATTTCCTGAATGCCGCCCGGCAGCAAAAGATCACACCGGGCTGTGCACTGCTGGATGCGGACAATGAAGGCGAAATGGATGATGATTTTATGCAGGAAACACCGGTGATCCTTAAGGAG ATCAATCCCTGCGAGAATCATCAATGTAAACGGGGAGGAAAGTGTGTGCCGAACGGTAAGGGTGGCTACACGTGCAAGTGTAAGAAGGGCACCAAGGGCAAATACTGCGACCAAGGTGAGGGATCTGTATCGCTAGTGATCGACGAGGACCCGTTCAAAACTTCCTCTTCCG CTGCCAACACTTGCCGTAAGGAGCAGGTGCGAGAATACTACACAGAGAACGATTGCCGTTCGAGGCAACCACTCAAGTACGCGAAGTGCGTTGGAGGTTGCGGCAATCAATGCTGCGCAGCTAAAGTCGTACGCCGAAGAAAG GTACGCATGGtgtgcagcaacaacaccaaaTACGTGAAGCAGCTGGATATTGTGCGAAAATGCCACTGTACAAAGAAATGCTACTGA
- the LOC125775052 gene encoding protein slit isoform X1, with protein MMTIRGIWSGPQFKMLMLLTVTVVLALVVPSNEEPYGGGGGYFGAETRCPRLCACTGTTVDCSHRGLTQVPRNIPSETDRLDLQGNNISVIYESDLQGLAKLRILQLTDNHIYTIEKDALHDLISLERLRLNSNRLKSIPDNFLSSAANLLRLDLSHNALTAVPKRAFKGAPALRSLQLDNNQITCLDEGAVKGLTELEILTLNNNNITTLPRDMFAGMPRLRALRLSENPFACDCHLSWLARYLKNASRLAPYTRCHSPGQLKGQNVADLHEQEFKCSGLTENAPMECGGRSLCPHPCRCADGIVDCREKSLTTVPSTLPDDTTELRLEQNYITEIPPKAFANHRRLKRIDLSNNNISRVAYDAFSGLKSLTSLVLYGNKIKDLPASVFKGLTSLQLLLLNANEISCVRRDAFKDLHNLSLLSLYDNNIQSLANGTFDSLRSIQTLHLARNPFICDCNLRWLGDYLHHNPIETSGARCDAPKRMQRRRIEALKDEKFKCTDDYSKIKYSGECRMDQECPAACHCDRTTVDCSGRGLKEIPRDIPLYTTELLLNDNELNRIKSDGLFGRLPNLAKLDLRRNQISGIEPNAFEGAIRIQELFLSENKITEVHNKMFLGLHQLKTLSLYDNIITCVMPGSFDYLTSLTQLNLASNPFRCNCHLAWFSDWLRKKQLNGPPARCTSPSKVRDVPIKDLPHFDFKCTSDMDQGCLGEGYCPPSCTCTGTVVRCSRNKLKEIPKSIPAETTELYLESNEISMIHSNRINHLKALTRLDLSNNQIGILSNNTFANLSKLSTLIISYNNLQCVQKHALSGLTNLKVLSLHGNKISMIPEGTFNDLQSITHIALGSNPLYCDCSLRWLSEWVKRDYVEPGIARCAEPELMKDKLILSTPATQFVCSGKVSNEILSKCDACYTFPCKNEAVCSALPERQYECKCKPGYHGTHCEFMIDACYGNPCRNNGTCTVLEEGRFSCQCLHGYSGSRCEVNIDDCVDHKCQNNGTCVDGVNSYSCSCAASFTGEYCESKIEFCGKDFNPCQNGAKCVDHTTHYSCECLPGYRGLNCSDNIDDCVNHMCQNGGTCVDGINDYTCKCPNEFTGKFCEGAPMVAMMYPQTSPCQQHECKFGVCFQPNPSSADYICKCAPGYSGKRCEYLTSLTFLHNNSFIELEPLRTKPEANVTIVFSSTQQNGVLMYDGHNEHLAVELFNGRIRVSYDVGNDPVSTMYSFEMVADGKYHMVELLAIKKNFTLRVDRGLARSIINEGSKDYLKLSSPMYLGGLPAEPGQQAYKQWHLRNLTSFKGCMKEVWINHKQVDFLNAARQQKITPGCALLDADNEGEMDDDFMQETPVILKEINPCENHQCKRGGKCVPNGKGGYTCKCKKGTKGKYCDQGEGSVSLVIDEDPFKTSSSAANTCRKEQVREYYTENDCRSRQPLKYAKCVGGCGNQCCAAKVVRRRKVRMVCSNNTKYVKQLDIVRKCHCTKKCY; from the exons ACGGCTTAATAGCAATCGCTTAAAATCAATACCAGATAATTTTTTATCCAGTGCCGCTAATTTATTACGATT GGATTTGTCTCACAATGCACTTACCGCCGTACCGAAGCGTGCGTTTAAGGGAGCACCAGCACTGCGTAGTCTACAGTTGGACAACAATCAAATCACCTGCCTGGATGAAGGTGCCGTGAAAGGGTTGACAGAGTTGGAAATACT AACCCTAAATAACAATAACATCACCACGCTACCGCGCGACATGTTTGCCGGAATGCCACGCCTGCGGGCGCTGCGCCTTTCGGAAAACCCATTTGCGTGCGATTGTCATCTTTCGTGGTTGGCTCGGTATCTGAAGAATGCATCACGTCTGGCACCGTACACTCGGTGCCATTCACCCGGCCAGCTCAAGGGACAGAATGTGGCCGATCTGCACGAACAGGAGTTCAAATGTTCCG GTTTGACAGAGAACGCACCGATGGAGTGCGGTGGCCGTAGCCTCTGTCCACATCCTTGCCGCTGTGCCGACGGAATAGTGGACTGTCGTGAGAAAAGTCTCACCACGGTACCATCCACACTACCGGACGACACAACCGAGCT cCGGCTCGAGCAGAACTACATCACCGAAATTCCACCGAAAGCGTTCGCTAACCACCGGCGCCTTAAGCGGATAGACTTGTCAAATAACAATATTTCGCGAGTCGCCTACGATGCCTTCAGTGGACTCAAGTCCTTAACGTCGCT TGTTCTTTATGGTAATAAAATTAAGGATTTACCGGCGAGCGTTTTCAAAGGATTAACCTCActccagctgctgctgctgaacgcAAACGAAATCAGTTGCGTGCGAAGGGACGCTTTCAAGGATCTGCATAATCTTAGCCTTTTGTCACTGTACGATAACAACATTCAGTCACTGGCCAACGGAACGTTCGACTCCTTGCGAAGCATCCAAACACT ACATTTGGCACGCAATCCTTTCATTTGCGATTGCAATCTTCGCTGGTTGGGCGATTATCTGCACCACAATCCGATCGAAACGAGTGGTGCCCGGTGCGATGCGCCGAAGCGTATGCAACGCCGCCGGATTGAAGCTTTGAAGGATGAAAAGTTCAAAT GCACGGACGATTACAGCAAGATCAAATATTCCGGCGAATGTCGCATGGATCAGGAATGCCCGGCGGCTTGTCATTGCGATCGCACCACGGTTGACTGTTCTGGTCGGGGCTTGAAAGAAATCCCGCGTGATATTCCACTGTACACTACGGAACT ATTACTGAACGATAACGAGCTTAATCGCATTAAGTCTGATGGACTGTTCGGTCGGTTGCCGAATCTTGCAAAGCTGGATTTGCGAAGAAATCAGATATCCGGCATCGAGCCGAATGCCTTCGAAGGTGCCATCAGAATTCAGGAGCTATTTTTgagcgaaaacaaaatcaccgaAGTGCACAACAAGATGTTTCTCGGACTTCATCAGTTAAAAACGCT ATCGCTTTACGATAACATTATTACCTGCGTGATGCCCGGTTCGTTCGACTACCTGACATCACTGACACAGCT AAATCTCGCCTCAAACCCATTCCGTTGCAACTGCCATCTTGCCTGGTTTTCGGACTGGTTGCGAAAGAAACAGCTGAATGGACCGCCTGCACGTTGCACTTCCCCATCGAAGGTACGGGACGTACCCATCAAGGATTTGCCACACTTTGACTTTAAGTGCACCTCAGACATGGATCAGGGCTGTCTCGGTGAAGGTTACTGTCCACCGTCTTGCACCTGCACCGGTACGGTCGTCCGATGCTCGCGTAACAAGCTGAAGGAAATCCCCAAATCCATCCCGGCCGAAACGACGGAGCTGTATCTGGAGTCGAACGAAATCTCGATGATACATTCCAACCGTATCAACCATCTGAAAGCACTTACGAGACT GGATTTAAGCAACAACCAGATCGGCATCCTGTCCAACAATACGTTTGCGAACCTAAGCAAGCTCTCTACGCT CATCATAAGTTACAACAATCTGCAGTGTGTGCAGAAACATGCGTTGTCCGGATTAACCAATCTGAAGGTGCTTTCGCTGCACGGTAACAAAATTTCGATGATACCCGAAGGTACATTTAACGATCTGCAATCGATTACACACAT TGCGCTCGGAAGTAATCCACTGTACTGTGACTGTTCGCTTCGTTGGCTGTCCGAGTGGGTTAAGCGGGACTATGTAGAGCCGGGCATTGCACGTTGCGCCGAGCCGGAACTGATGAAGGATAAGCTAATCCTTTCGACACCAGCCACCCAGTTCGTTTGCTCCGGCAAGGTTAGCAATGAGATACTGTCCAAGTGCGATGCGTGCTATACCTTCCCGTGTAAGAACGAAGCCGTATGCAGTGCACTGCCGGAGCGTCAGTACGAGTGCAAGTGCAAACCGGGCTACCATGGTACGCACTGTGAGTTTATGATAGATGCGTGTTATGGTAATCCATGCCGTAACAACGGTACCTGTACGGTGCTGGAGGAGGGAAGATTCAGTTGCCAATGTCTGCATGGTTACTCCGGTTCCCGGTGTGAGGTTAACATTGATGACTGTGTGGATCACAAATGTCAGAACAATGGTACTTGCGTGGATGGGGTAAACTCGTACAGTTGCTCCTGTGCGGCCAGTTTCACCGGCGAGTACTGCGAGAGCAAGATTGAGTTCTGCGGGAAGGACTTTAATCCGTGTCAGAACGGAGCCAAGTGTGTCGATCATACGACACACTACTCATGCGAATGTTTGCCCGGCTATCGTGGGTTGAACTGTTCCGACAATATCGACGATTGTGTGAACCATATGTGTCAAAATGGTGGAACGTGTGTGGACGGTATTAATGATTACACCTGCAAGTGTCCGAATGAGTTTACGGGTAAATTCTGCGAAGGAGCACCGATGGTTGCGATGATGTACCCACAGACATCGCCATGCCAGCAGCATGAATGCAAGTTTGGTGTGTGCTTCCAGCCGAACCCATCGAGTGCGGATTATATCTGCAAGTGTGCGCCGGGCTATTCGGGCAAACGGTGTGAATACCTGACCAGCCTTACGTTCCTACACAACAATTCGTTCATCGAGCTGGAACCGCTCCGTACCAAGCCGGAAGCGAACGTTACGATCGTGTTTAGCAGCACGCAGCAGAACGGTGTGCTTATGTACGATGGCCACAATGAGCATTTGGCGGTGGAACTGTTTAATGGTCGCATACGCGTAAGCTATGACGTTGGCAACGATCCCGTGTCCACGATGTACAGCTTCGAAATGGTCGCCGATGGCAAATATCATATGGTGGAGTTACTggcaataaagaaaaactttacacTACGAGTCGACCGTGGCCTGGCACGTTCAATCATTAACGAAGGTTCAAAGGACTATCTGAAACTTTCGAGCCCGATGTATCTGGGAGGTTTGCCGGCCGAGCCAGGCCAGCAAGCGTACAAACAGTGGCACCTCCGCAACCTGACCAGCTTCAAGGGCTGCATGAAGGAAGTGTGGATTAATCACAAGCAGGTTGATTTCCTGAATGCCGCCCGGCAGCAAAAGATCACACCGGGCTGTGCACTGCTGGATGCGGACAATGAAGGCGAAATGGATGATGATTTTATGCAGGAAACACCGGTGATCCTTAAGGAG ATCAATCCCTGCGAGAATCATCAATGTAAACGGGGAGGAAAGTGTGTGCCGAACGGTAAGGGTGGCTACACGTGCAAGTGTAAGAAGGGCACCAAGGGCAAATACTGCGACCAAGGTGAGGGATCTGTATCGCTAGTGATCGACGAGGACCCGTTCAAAACTTCCTCTTCCG CTGCCAACACTTGCCGTAAGGAGCAGGTGCGAGAATACTACACAGAGAACGATTGCCGTTCGAGGCAACCACTCAAGTACGCGAAGTGCGTTGGAGGTTGCGGCAATCAATGCTGCGCAGCTAAAGTCGTACGCCGAAGAAAG GTACGCATGGtgtgcagcaacaacaccaaaTACGTGAAGCAGCTGGATATTGTGCGAAAATGCCACTGTACAAAGAAATGCTACTGA